A portion of the Rhinopithecus roxellana isolate Shanxi Qingling chromosome 19, ASM756505v1, whole genome shotgun sequence genome contains these proteins:
- the OTOP3 gene encoding proton channel OTOP3 isoform X2, protein MPAPASAPAEATAMPSSEAQETEAAPHKENRVDMGAEERAATDPLRQKSWLVRHFSLLLRRDRQAQKAGQLFSGFLALNVVFLGGAFICSMIFNKVAVTLGDVWILLATLKVLSLLWLLYYVASTTRRPQAVLYQDPHAGPLWVRGSLVLFGTCTFCLNIFRVGYDVSHIRCKSQLELVFPVIEMVFIGIQTWVLWKHCKDCVQVQTNFTRCGLMLTLATNLLLWVLAVTNDSLHREIEAELGILMEKYTGNETNTCLCLNATACEAFQRGFLMLYPFSTEYCLICCAVLFVMWKNVGRRVAPHMGAHPGTVPFHLHGAIFGLLLGLLVLLAGVCVFVLFQIEASGSAIAYQYFTLYYAFYVAVLPAMSLACLAGTAIHGLEERELDTVKNPTRSLDVVLLMGAALGQMGIAYFSIVAIVAKRPHELLNRLILAYSLLLILEHIAQNLFIIEGLHRRPLWEAVPEGLARKQEGEPPRRGSLLELGQGLQRASLAYIHSYSHLNWKRRALKEISLFLILCNITLWMMPAFGIHPEFENGLEKDFYGYQIWFTIVNFGLPLGVFYRMHSVGGLVEVYLGA, encoded by the exons CACAGGAGACTGAAGCAGCCCCACATAAGGAGAACCGAGTGGATATGGGGGCCGAGGAGAGAGCGGCCACCGACCCGCTCCGGCAGAAGTCCTGGCTGGTGCGGCATTTCTCCCTGCTGCTGCGGCGGGACCGGCAGGCCCAGAAGGCCGGGCAACTCTTCTCGGGGTTCCTGGCCCTGAACGTGGTGTTCCTGGGCGGGGCCTTCATCTGCAgcatgatcttcaacaaagtggCCGTCACTCTGGGCGACGTGTGGATCCTGCTGGCCACGCTGAAGGTCCTCTCCCTGCTCTGGCTTCTCTACTACGTGGCAAGCACCACCCGCCGACCACAAGCCGTGCTCTACCAAGATCCCCACGCGGGGCCCCTCTGGGTGCGGG GTTCCCTAGTGCTCTTCGGCACCTGCACCTTCTGCCTCAACATCTTCCGAGTGGGCTATGATGTGAGCCACATCCGCTGCAAGTCACAGCTGGAGCTTGTCTTCCCTGTCATCGAGATGGTCTTCATCGGCATCCAG ACCTGGGTGCTCTGGAAACACTGCAAAGACTGTGTTCAGGTCCAGACCAACTTCACTAG ATGTGGCCTGATGCTGACCCTGGCCACGAACCTGCTGCTGTGGGTTCTGGCCGTTACCAATGACTCCTTGCACCGAGAGATCGAAGCTGAGCTTGGCATCCTCATGGAAAAATACACAG GCAATGAGACCAACACCTGTCTGTGCCTCAATGCCACCGCGTGTGAAGCTTTCCAAAGGGGCTTCCTGATGCTGTACCCCTTCAGCACTGAGTACTGCCTCATCTGCTGCGCCGTGCTGTTTGTCATGTGGAAGAATGTGGGCCGCCGCGTGGCACCCCACATGGGTGCCCACCCTGGCACTGTGCCCTTCCACCTGCATGGGGCCATCTTCGGACTGCTGCTGGGCCTGCTGGTGCTGTTGGCAGGCGTGTGCGTCTTTGTGCTCTTCCAAATCGAGGCCAGTGGCTCTGCCATTGCTTACCAGTACTTCACCCTCTACTATGCCTTCTATGTGGCTGTGCTGCCTGCCATGAGCCTGGCATGCCTGGCGGGCACAGCCATACACGGGCTGGAGGAGCGAGAGCTGGACACGGTCAAGAACCCTACCCGCAGCCTGGATGTGGTGCTGCTGATGGGTGCTGCACTGGGCCAGATGGGCATCGCCTATTTCTCCATTGTGGCCATTGTGGCCAAGCGCCCGCATGAGCTGCTCAACCGCCTCATCCTGGCCTACTCGCTGCTGCTTATCCTGGAGCACATCGCTCAGAACCTCTTCATCATCGAGGGCCTGCACCGGCGCCCACTCTGGGAGGCAGTTCCCGAGGGCCTGGCAAGAAAGCAGGAGGGTGAGCCTCCCCGCAGAGGCTCCCTGCTAGAGCTGGGCCAGGGCCTGCAGCGGGCCTCACTGGCCTACATCCACTCCTACAGCCACCTCAACTGGAAGCGGCGGGCCCTCAAGGAGATCTCACTCTTCCTCATCCTCTGCAATATCACA CTGTGGATGATGCCTGCATTTGGCATACACCCGGAGTTTGAGAATGGGCTAGAAAAGGATTTCTACGGCTACCAGATATGGTTCACCATCGTCAACTTCGGCCTGCCTCTGGGGGTCTTCTACCGCATGCACTCTGTGGGAGGCCTTGTGGAGGTCTACCTGGGGGCCTGA
- the OTOP3 gene encoding proton channel OTOP3 isoform X1, translated as MGRGARAAAAQSRWGRASRASVSLGPTIRSAPAVGEAQETEAAPHKENRVDMGAEERAATDPLRQKSWLVRHFSLLLRRDRQAQKAGQLFSGFLALNVVFLGGAFICSMIFNKVAVTLGDVWILLATLKVLSLLWLLYYVASTTRRPQAVLYQDPHAGPLWVRGSLVLFGTCTFCLNIFRVGYDVSHIRCKSQLELVFPVIEMVFIGIQTWVLWKHCKDCVQVQTNFTRCGLMLTLATNLLLWVLAVTNDSLHREIEAELGILMEKYTGNETNTCLCLNATACEAFQRGFLMLYPFSTEYCLICCAVLFVMWKNVGRRVAPHMGAHPGTVPFHLHGAIFGLLLGLLVLLAGVCVFVLFQIEASGSAIAYQYFTLYYAFYVAVLPAMSLACLAGTAIHGLEERELDTVKNPTRSLDVVLLMGAALGQMGIAYFSIVAIVAKRPHELLNRLILAYSLLLILEHIAQNLFIIEGLHRRPLWEAVPEGLARKQEGEPPRRGSLLELGQGLQRASLAYIHSYSHLNWKRRALKEISLFLILCNITLWMMPAFGIHPEFENGLEKDFYGYQIWFTIVNFGLPLGVFYRMHSVGGLVEVYLGA; from the exons CACAGGAGACTGAAGCAGCCCCACATAAGGAGAACCGAGTGGATATGGGGGCCGAGGAGAGAGCGGCCACCGACCCGCTCCGGCAGAAGTCCTGGCTGGTGCGGCATTTCTCCCTGCTGCTGCGGCGGGACCGGCAGGCCCAGAAGGCCGGGCAACTCTTCTCGGGGTTCCTGGCCCTGAACGTGGTGTTCCTGGGCGGGGCCTTCATCTGCAgcatgatcttcaacaaagtggCCGTCACTCTGGGCGACGTGTGGATCCTGCTGGCCACGCTGAAGGTCCTCTCCCTGCTCTGGCTTCTCTACTACGTGGCAAGCACCACCCGCCGACCACAAGCCGTGCTCTACCAAGATCCCCACGCGGGGCCCCTCTGGGTGCGGG GTTCCCTAGTGCTCTTCGGCACCTGCACCTTCTGCCTCAACATCTTCCGAGTGGGCTATGATGTGAGCCACATCCGCTGCAAGTCACAGCTGGAGCTTGTCTTCCCTGTCATCGAGATGGTCTTCATCGGCATCCAG ACCTGGGTGCTCTGGAAACACTGCAAAGACTGTGTTCAGGTCCAGACCAACTTCACTAG ATGTGGCCTGATGCTGACCCTGGCCACGAACCTGCTGCTGTGGGTTCTGGCCGTTACCAATGACTCCTTGCACCGAGAGATCGAAGCTGAGCTTGGCATCCTCATGGAAAAATACACAG GCAATGAGACCAACACCTGTCTGTGCCTCAATGCCACCGCGTGTGAAGCTTTCCAAAGGGGCTTCCTGATGCTGTACCCCTTCAGCACTGAGTACTGCCTCATCTGCTGCGCCGTGCTGTTTGTCATGTGGAAGAATGTGGGCCGCCGCGTGGCACCCCACATGGGTGCCCACCCTGGCACTGTGCCCTTCCACCTGCATGGGGCCATCTTCGGACTGCTGCTGGGCCTGCTGGTGCTGTTGGCAGGCGTGTGCGTCTTTGTGCTCTTCCAAATCGAGGCCAGTGGCTCTGCCATTGCTTACCAGTACTTCACCCTCTACTATGCCTTCTATGTGGCTGTGCTGCCTGCCATGAGCCTGGCATGCCTGGCGGGCACAGCCATACACGGGCTGGAGGAGCGAGAGCTGGACACGGTCAAGAACCCTACCCGCAGCCTGGATGTGGTGCTGCTGATGGGTGCTGCACTGGGCCAGATGGGCATCGCCTATTTCTCCATTGTGGCCATTGTGGCCAAGCGCCCGCATGAGCTGCTCAACCGCCTCATCCTGGCCTACTCGCTGCTGCTTATCCTGGAGCACATCGCTCAGAACCTCTTCATCATCGAGGGCCTGCACCGGCGCCCACTCTGGGAGGCAGTTCCCGAGGGCCTGGCAAGAAAGCAGGAGGGTGAGCCTCCCCGCAGAGGCTCCCTGCTAGAGCTGGGCCAGGGCCTGCAGCGGGCCTCACTGGCCTACATCCACTCCTACAGCCACCTCAACTGGAAGCGGCGGGCCCTCAAGGAGATCTCACTCTTCCTCATCCTCTGCAATATCACA CTGTGGATGATGCCTGCATTTGGCATACACCCGGAGTTTGAGAATGGGCTAGAAAAGGATTTCTACGGCTACCAGATATGGTTCACCATCGTCAACTTCGGCCTGCCTCTGGGGGTCTTCTACCGCATGCACTCTGTGGGAGGCCTTGTGGAGGTCTACCTGGGGGCCTGA
- the HID1 gene encoding protein HID1 isoform X2 — MGSSDSKLNFRKAVIQLTTKTQPVEATDDAFWDQFWADTATSVQDVFALVPAAEIRAVREESPSNLATLCYKAVEKLVQGAESGCHSEKEKQIVLNCSRLLTRVLPYIFEDPDWRGFFWSTVPGAGRGGGEEDDENARPLAESLLLAIADLLFCPDFTVQSHRRSTVDSAEDVHSLDSCEYIWEAGVGFAHSPQPNYIHDMNRMELLKLLLTCFSEAMYLPPAPEGGSTNPWVQFFCSTENRHALPLFTSLLNTVCAYDPVGYGIPYNHLLFSDYREPLVEEAAQVLIVTLDHDSASSASPTVDGTTTGTAMDDADPPGPENLFVNYLSRIHREEDFQFILKGIARLLSNPLLQTYLPNSTKKIQFHQELLVLFWKLCDFNKKFLFFVLKSSDVLDILVPILFFLNDARADQSRVGLMHIGVFILLLLSGERNFGVRLNKPYSVRVPMDIPVFTGTHADLLIVVFHKIITSGHQRLQPLFDCLLTIVVNVSPYLKSLSMVTANKLLHLLEAFSTTWFLFSAAQNHHLVFFLLEVFNNIIQYQFDGNSNLVYAIIRKRSVFHQLANLPTDPPTIHKALQRRRRTPEPLSRTGSQEGTSMEGSRPAAPAEPGTLKTSLVATPGIDKLTEKSQVSEDGTLRSLEPEPQQSSEDGSPAKGEPSQAWREQRRPSSSSASGQWSPTPEWVLSWKSKLPLQTIMRLLQVLVPQVEKICIDKGLTDESEILRFLQHGTLVGLLPVPHPILIRKYQANSGTAMWFRTYMWGVIYLRNVDPPVWYDTDVKLFEIQRV, encoded by the exons CCTGTGGAAGCCACCGATGATGCCTTTTGGGACCAGTTCTGGGCAGACACAGCCACCTCAGTGCAGGATGTGTTTGCACTGGTACCAGCAGCAGAGATCCGGGCCGTGCGGGAAGAGTCACCCTCCAACTTGGCCACCCTGTGCTACAAG GCCGTTGAGAAGCTGGTACAGGGAGCTGAGAGTGGCTGCCACTcggagaaggagaagcagattGTCCTGAACTGCAGCCGGCTGCTCACCCGCGTGCTGCCCTACATCTTTGAGGATCCCGACTGGAGGGGCTTCTTCTGGTCCACAGTGCCCGGGGCAGGGCGAGGAGGG GGAGAAGAGGATGATGAGAATGCCAGGCCCCTGGCTGAGTCCCTGCTCCTGGCCATTGCTGACCTGCTCTTCTGCCCGGACTTCACGGTCCAGAGCCACCGGAGGAGCACTGTG GACTCGGCGGAGGACGTCCACTCCCTGGACAGCTGTGAATACATCTGGGAGGCTGGTGTGGGCTTCGCTCACTCCCCCCAGCCTAACTACATCCATGATATGAACCG GATGGAGCTGCTGAAACTGCTGCTGACATGCTTCTCCGAGGCCATGTACCTGCCCCCAGCTCCGGAAGGTGGCAGCACCAATCCATGGGTTCAATTCTTTTGTTCCACGGAGAACAG ACATGCCCTGCCCCTCTTCACCTCCCTCCTCAACACCGTGTGTGCCTATGACCCTGTGGGCTACGGGATCCCCTACAACCACCTGCTCTTCTCTGACTACCGGGAGCCCCTGGTGGAGGAGGCTGCCCAGGTGCTCATTGTCACCTTGGACCACGACAGCGCCAGCAGTGCCAGCCCCACTGTGGACGGCACCACCACTGGCACCGCCATGGATGATGCCGAT CCTCCAGGCCCGGAGAACCTGTTTGTGAACTACTTGTCCCGCATCCATCGCGAGGAG GACTTCCAGTTCATCCTCAAGGGTATAGCCCGGCTGCTGTCCAACCCCCTGCTCCAGACCTACCTGCCCAACTCCACCAAGAAGATCCAGTTCCACCAGGAGCTGCTAGTTCTCTTCTGGAAGCTCTGTGACTTCAACAAG AAATTCCTCTTCTTCGTACTGAAGAGCAGTGACGTCCTAGACATCCTTGTCCCCATCCTCTTCTTCCTCAACGATGCCCGGGCCGATCAAT CTCGGGTGGGCCTGATGCACATTGGTGTCTTCATCCTGCTGCTTCTGAGCGGGGAGCGGAACTTTGGGGTGCGGCTGAACAAGCCCTACTCGGTTCGCGTGCCCATGGACATCCCAGTCTTCACGGGGACCCACGCCGACCTGCTCATTGTG GTGTTCCACAAAATCATCACCAGCGGGCACCAGCGGCTGCAGCCCCTCTTCGACTGCCTGCTTACCATCGTGGTCAACG TGTCCCCCTACCTCAAGAGCCTGTCCATGGTGACTGCCAACAAGTTGCTGCACCTGCTGGAGGCCTTCTCCACCACCTGGTTCCTCTTCTCTGCCGCCCAGAACCACCACCTGGTCTTCTTCCTCCTGGAGGTCTTCAACAACATCATCCAGTACCAGTTTGACG GCAACTCCAACCTGGTCTACGCCATCATCCGCAAGCGCAGCGTCTTCCATCAGCTGGCCAACCTGCCCACGGACCCGCCCACCATTCACAAGGCCCTGCAGCGGCGCCGGCGGACACCCGAGCCCTTGTCTCGCACCGGCTCCCAGGAGGGCACCTCCATGGAGGGCTCCCGTCCTGCCGCCCCTGCAGAGCCAGGCAccctcaagaccagcctggtggcTACTCCAG GCATTGACAAGCTGACGGAGAAGTCCCAGGTGTCAGAGGATGGCACCTTGCGGTCCCTGGAGCCTGAGCCCCAGCAGAGCTCGGAGGACGGCAGCCCAGCCAAGGGG GAGCCCAGCCAGGCATGGAGGGAGCAGCGGCGACCATCCAGTTCATCAGCCAGTGGGCAGTGGAGCCCAACGCCGGAGTGG GTCCTCTCCTGGAAGTCAAAGCTGCCGCTGCAGACCATCATGAGGCTGCTGCAGGTGCTGGTTCCGCAGGTGGAGAAGATCTGCATCGACAA GGGCCTGACGGATGAGTCTGAGATCCTACGGTTCCTGCAGCATGGCACCCTGGTGGGGCTGCTGCCCGTGCCCCACCCCATCCTCATCCGCAAGTACCAGGCCAACTCGGGCACTGCCATGTGGTTCCGCACCTACATGTGGGGCGTCATCTATCTGAG GAATGTGGACCCCCCTGTCTGGTATGACACCGATGTGAAGCTGTTTGAGATACAGCGGGTGTGA
- the HID1 gene encoding protein HID1 isoform X1: MGSSDSKLNFRKAVIQLTTKTQPVEATDDAFWDQFWADTATSVQDVFALVPAAEIRAVREESPSNLATLCYKAVEKLVQGAESGCHSEKEKQIVLNCSRLLTRVLPYIFEDPDWRGFFWSTVPGAGRGGQGEEDDENARPLAESLLLAIADLLFCPDFTVQSHRRSTVDSAEDVHSLDSCEYIWEAGVGFAHSPQPNYIHDMNRMELLKLLLTCFSEAMYLPPAPEGGSTNPWVQFFCSTENRHALPLFTSLLNTVCAYDPVGYGIPYNHLLFSDYREPLVEEAAQVLIVTLDHDSASSASPTVDGTTTGTAMDDADPPGPENLFVNYLSRIHREEDFQFILKGIARLLSNPLLQTYLPNSTKKIQFHQELLVLFWKLCDFNKKFLFFVLKSSDVLDILVPILFFLNDARADQSRVGLMHIGVFILLLLSGERNFGVRLNKPYSVRVPMDIPVFTGTHADLLIVVFHKIITSGHQRLQPLFDCLLTIVVNVSPYLKSLSMVTANKLLHLLEAFSTTWFLFSAAQNHHLVFFLLEVFNNIIQYQFDGNSNLVYAIIRKRSVFHQLANLPTDPPTIHKALQRRRRTPEPLSRTGSQEGTSMEGSRPAAPAEPGTLKTSLVATPGIDKLTEKSQVSEDGTLRSLEPEPQQSSEDGSPAKGEPSQAWREQRRPSSSSASGQWSPTPEWVLSWKSKLPLQTIMRLLQVLVPQVEKICIDKGLTDESEILRFLQHGTLVGLLPVPHPILIRKYQANSGTAMWFRTYMWGVIYLRNVDPPVWYDTDVKLFEIQRV; this comes from the exons CCTGTGGAAGCCACCGATGATGCCTTTTGGGACCAGTTCTGGGCAGACACAGCCACCTCAGTGCAGGATGTGTTTGCACTGGTACCAGCAGCAGAGATCCGGGCCGTGCGGGAAGAGTCACCCTCCAACTTGGCCACCCTGTGCTACAAG GCCGTTGAGAAGCTGGTACAGGGAGCTGAGAGTGGCTGCCACTcggagaaggagaagcagattGTCCTGAACTGCAGCCGGCTGCTCACCCGCGTGCTGCCCTACATCTTTGAGGATCCCGACTGGAGGGGCTTCTTCTGGTCCACAGTGCCCGGGGCAGGGCGAGGAGGG CAGGGAGAAGAGGATGATGAGAATGCCAGGCCCCTGGCTGAGTCCCTGCTCCTGGCCATTGCTGACCTGCTCTTCTGCCCGGACTTCACGGTCCAGAGCCACCGGAGGAGCACTGTG GACTCGGCGGAGGACGTCCACTCCCTGGACAGCTGTGAATACATCTGGGAGGCTGGTGTGGGCTTCGCTCACTCCCCCCAGCCTAACTACATCCATGATATGAACCG GATGGAGCTGCTGAAACTGCTGCTGACATGCTTCTCCGAGGCCATGTACCTGCCCCCAGCTCCGGAAGGTGGCAGCACCAATCCATGGGTTCAATTCTTTTGTTCCACGGAGAACAG ACATGCCCTGCCCCTCTTCACCTCCCTCCTCAACACCGTGTGTGCCTATGACCCTGTGGGCTACGGGATCCCCTACAACCACCTGCTCTTCTCTGACTACCGGGAGCCCCTGGTGGAGGAGGCTGCCCAGGTGCTCATTGTCACCTTGGACCACGACAGCGCCAGCAGTGCCAGCCCCACTGTGGACGGCACCACCACTGGCACCGCCATGGATGATGCCGAT CCTCCAGGCCCGGAGAACCTGTTTGTGAACTACTTGTCCCGCATCCATCGCGAGGAG GACTTCCAGTTCATCCTCAAGGGTATAGCCCGGCTGCTGTCCAACCCCCTGCTCCAGACCTACCTGCCCAACTCCACCAAGAAGATCCAGTTCCACCAGGAGCTGCTAGTTCTCTTCTGGAAGCTCTGTGACTTCAACAAG AAATTCCTCTTCTTCGTACTGAAGAGCAGTGACGTCCTAGACATCCTTGTCCCCATCCTCTTCTTCCTCAACGATGCCCGGGCCGATCAAT CTCGGGTGGGCCTGATGCACATTGGTGTCTTCATCCTGCTGCTTCTGAGCGGGGAGCGGAACTTTGGGGTGCGGCTGAACAAGCCCTACTCGGTTCGCGTGCCCATGGACATCCCAGTCTTCACGGGGACCCACGCCGACCTGCTCATTGTG GTGTTCCACAAAATCATCACCAGCGGGCACCAGCGGCTGCAGCCCCTCTTCGACTGCCTGCTTACCATCGTGGTCAACG TGTCCCCCTACCTCAAGAGCCTGTCCATGGTGACTGCCAACAAGTTGCTGCACCTGCTGGAGGCCTTCTCCACCACCTGGTTCCTCTTCTCTGCCGCCCAGAACCACCACCTGGTCTTCTTCCTCCTGGAGGTCTTCAACAACATCATCCAGTACCAGTTTGACG GCAACTCCAACCTGGTCTACGCCATCATCCGCAAGCGCAGCGTCTTCCATCAGCTGGCCAACCTGCCCACGGACCCGCCCACCATTCACAAGGCCCTGCAGCGGCGCCGGCGGACACCCGAGCCCTTGTCTCGCACCGGCTCCCAGGAGGGCACCTCCATGGAGGGCTCCCGTCCTGCCGCCCCTGCAGAGCCAGGCAccctcaagaccagcctggtggcTACTCCAG GCATTGACAAGCTGACGGAGAAGTCCCAGGTGTCAGAGGATGGCACCTTGCGGTCCCTGGAGCCTGAGCCCCAGCAGAGCTCGGAGGACGGCAGCCCAGCCAAGGGG GAGCCCAGCCAGGCATGGAGGGAGCAGCGGCGACCATCCAGTTCATCAGCCAGTGGGCAGTGGAGCCCAACGCCGGAGTGG GTCCTCTCCTGGAAGTCAAAGCTGCCGCTGCAGACCATCATGAGGCTGCTGCAGGTGCTGGTTCCGCAGGTGGAGAAGATCTGCATCGACAA GGGCCTGACGGATGAGTCTGAGATCCTACGGTTCCTGCAGCATGGCACCCTGGTGGGGCTGCTGCCCGTGCCCCACCCCATCCTCATCCGCAAGTACCAGGCCAACTCGGGCACTGCCATGTGGTTCCGCACCTACATGTGGGGCGTCATCTATCTGAG GAATGTGGACCCCCCTGTCTGGTATGACACCGATGTGAAGCTGTTTGAGATACAGCGGGTGTGA